From Microcystis aeruginosa NIES-2549, a single genomic window includes:
- the crtB gene encoding 15-cis-phytoene synthase CrtB, with amino-acid sequence MLQLPKPTHPTKPLVSLAESYELCRQITEKYSKTFYLGTLLMPKAKRQAIWAIYVWCRRTDELVDGPQARLTTSETLDLWEKQLETVFSGVALEDADVALVDTLEKFPMDIQPFRDMIAGQQMDLYRSRYQTFDELKLYCYRVAGTVGLMSSAVLGLEDGDRSAPWRRHQSVYIPQEEAIDLGIANQLTNILRDVGEDVHRGRIYLPLEDLERFNYSEDDLLKGVNDDRWKALMRFQIERARYYYDSAERGIRALNPDSRWPVWAALLLYQGILDVIEANNYDVFARRAFVPLPKKMLYLPVAWLRSQAL; translated from the coding sequence ATGCTCCAATTGCCAAAACCGACCCACCCCACCAAACCCCTCGTCTCCCTTGCGGAGTCCTACGAACTCTGTCGCCAGATTACAGAGAAGTATTCCAAAACGTTTTATCTCGGTACTCTCCTGATGCCGAAAGCAAAACGTCAAGCGATCTGGGCAATTTATGTCTGGTGTCGTCGTACCGATGAACTGGTCGATGGCCCCCAAGCCCGGTTAACTACCTCTGAAACCCTCGATTTATGGGAAAAACAGCTAGAAACCGTCTTTTCTGGGGTTGCCCTCGAGGATGCCGATGTCGCTCTCGTGGATACTCTAGAAAAGTTCCCCATGGATATCCAACCCTTTCGGGATATGATCGCCGGCCAACAGATGGATCTCTATCGCAGTCGTTATCAAACCTTTGATGAACTAAAACTGTACTGCTATCGGGTGGCGGGAACGGTGGGGTTAATGTCCAGCGCGGTGTTAGGATTGGAGGATGGCGATCGCTCTGCTCCTTGGCGACGCCATCAAAGCGTCTATATTCCCCAAGAAGAAGCGATCGATCTCGGTATTGCCAATCAATTAACCAATATTTTGCGGGATGTGGGGGAAGATGTCCATCGTGGCCGGATTTATCTACCTTTAGAGGATTTAGAGCGTTTTAACTACAGCGAAGACGATTTACTCAAAGGGGTTAATGATGACCGTTGGAAGGCGTTAATGCGCTTCCAAATTGAGCGGGCCCGTTATTACTACGATTCCGCCGAAAGGGGGATCCGCGCCCTTAATCCCGATTCCCGTTGGCCGGTTTGGGCGGCTTTACTGCTTTATCAAGGCATTTTAGACGTAATTGAAGCAAATAATTATGATGTCTTCGCCCGTCGTGCCTTCGTGCCTTTACCCAAGAAAATGCTCTATCTACCCGTGGCTTGGTTGCGATCGCAGGCGTTGTAA
- a CDS encoding pirin family protein — translation MITIRKAEERGHANYGWLDTYHTFSFAQYYDPQQINFRSLRVINEDKVIGGKGFHTHGHQDMEILTYVLEGELEHQDSLGTGSLIRHGEIQRMSAGTGIKHSEFNHSATNPLHLLQIWIIPDQKNLEPSYEQKAIEFSPHTLQLIASPTGAGNAVKVHQDVNLYAGILPLGQSLTHFLVTGRYGWLQVARGQITLNGVHLRAGDGAAIRDETSLAIQSLEDSEILLFDLG, via the coding sequence ATGATTACTATACGCAAAGCGGAGGAAAGAGGCCACGCTAACTATGGTTGGTTAGATACCTATCATACTTTTTCTTTTGCCCAATATTATGATCCCCAACAGATTAATTTTAGGAGTCTCAGAGTTATTAACGAGGATAAAGTGATTGGGGGAAAAGGATTTCACACCCACGGACACCAGGATATGGAGATTTTAACCTATGTTTTGGAGGGAGAACTAGAACACCAAGACAGTCTCGGCACAGGTTCCCTGATTCGACACGGTGAAATTCAACGGATGAGCGCGGGAACAGGGATAAAACACAGTGAATTTAATCATTCTGCCACTAATCCCCTCCATCTTCTGCAAATTTGGATTATTCCCGACCAAAAAAATCTAGAACCCAGTTATGAACAAAAAGCGATCGAATTTTCTCCCCATACCCTACAATTAATCGCCTCTCCCACCGGTGCCGGCAACGCGGTTAAAGTCCATCAAGACGTTAATCTCTACGCGGGAATTTTGCCCCTAGGCCAGTCCCTCACCCATTTCTTAGTAACCGGTCGTTATGGATGGTTACAGGTGGCTAGAGGGCAAATAACCCTGAATGGCGTGCATTTACGAGCGGGGGATGGAGCGGCAATTAGAGACGAAACCTCTTTGGCTATTCAATCTCTAGAAGACTCGGAAATTTTGCTTTTTGACCTAGGGTAG
- a CDS encoding purple acid phosphatase family protein — translation MQYSSYLLATMNKDQLLTEPFLQLPTETSIQVIWFTEFFGTGHQVRYGEKLEKIAPARTSKLTRVREDAQSRTVEAYQSLTDREIWRHQAEITDLNPGERIPYQVTSFQENRAIRSDIYTLTPRPKKGTNLKILLTSDHQLMPMTAANLQKVIETIGQVDAVFLAGDLVNIPDRASEWFDDSRGGAFFPCLQGRANYTLTKNGIQTIYKGGEIIQNAPLFPAIGNHEVMGRFSNSRGLNEQFEDAIPQFIAKQLAEDTAAINEKWLKNNSFNTETYEEIFSLPQNKYYSLTFGDIRLVVLYVTNIWRNPNLEPSARGRYYENQRDLDRPERWGYGQHIFEPIAQGSPQYQWLEKELNSPAFQEAKYKVVMFHHPPHTLGGNIVPPYTNPVPTIERDATGKVRSVRYDYPQENDYIIRDLIPLLESAKVDLVFYGHSHLWNRFLSSKGMNFLESSNVGNSYGAHLGDKKRPVPLDRNYAAIGNPNGLPPIIPNIAPLVDWVNQPLSYIASNDLTVFSILDTEKGTVSSYRFDTRYPDSEVIKFDEFDLFSVGEI, via the coding sequence ATGCAGTACAGCAGTTATCTTTTAGCGACAATGAACAAGGATCAACTTTTAACCGAACCTTTTTTACAATTACCCACCGAAACATCAATACAAGTGATTTGGTTTACGGAATTTTTTGGCACTGGTCATCAGGTGCGCTACGGGGAAAAACTAGAGAAAATAGCCCCCGCTCGCACTAGCAAATTAACTAGAGTCAGAGAAGATGCTCAATCGAGAACCGTTGAAGCTTATCAATCTTTAACCGATCGAGAAATCTGGCGACATCAGGCCGAAATTACTGATTTAAATCCGGGGGAAAGGATTCCCTATCAAGTCACCAGTTTTCAGGAAAATAGGGCGATTAGAAGTGATATTTATACTCTTACCCCAAGACCCAAAAAAGGAACTAATCTCAAAATTTTGCTCACTTCCGATCATCAATTAATGCCCATGACTGCCGCTAATTTACAAAAAGTTATTGAAACTATTGGACAGGTAGATGCAGTTTTTTTAGCAGGAGATTTAGTTAATATACCCGATCGAGCTTCCGAATGGTTTGATGATAGTCGCGGTGGGGCATTTTTTCCCTGTTTACAAGGTCGTGCTAATTATACTCTTACCAAGAATGGTATTCAGACTATTTATAAAGGGGGAGAAATTATTCAAAATGCCCCCTTATTTCCTGCGATTGGTAATCATGAAGTTATGGGCAGATTTTCTAATTCCAGAGGTTTAAATGAACAGTTTGAAGATGCTATTCCTCAATTTATTGCTAAACAACTAGCAGAGGATACAGCAGCAATTAATGAAAAATGGTTAAAAAATAATTCTTTCAACACAGAAACCTACGAAGAAATTTTTTCTTTGCCTCAAAATAAATATTATTCTCTCACCTTTGGCGATATTCGTTTAGTGGTTTTATATGTTACTAATATCTGGAGAAATCCCAATTTAGAACCCAGTGCAAGGGGAAGATATTACGAAAATCAAAGAGATTTAGATAGACCCGAACGCTGGGGTTATGGTCAGCATATTTTTGAGCCAATTGCTCAGGGTAGTCCTCAATATCAATGGTTAGAAAAAGAGTTAAATAGTCCAGCATTTCAAGAGGCTAAATATAAAGTAGTCATGTTTCATCATCCTCCCCATACCCTAGGAGGAAATATCGTGCCACCCTACACCAATCCTGTGCCGACAATTGAACGGGATGCCACGGGAAAAGTTAGATCAGTACGTTATGATTATCCCCAAGAAAATGATTATATTATTCGTGATCTCATTCCCTTATTAGAATCAGCCAAGGTTGATTTGGTTTTTTATGGTCATTCCCATTTATGGAATCGTTTTCTTAGTTCTAAGGGTATGAATTTTCTCGAATCTTCTAACGTTGGTAATAGTTATGGCGCTCATTTAGGTGATAAAAAACGTCCTGTACCTCTCGATAGAAATTATGCGGCCATCGGTAATCCCAATGGATTACCACCAATTATCCCGAATATTGCTCCTCTAGTGGATTGGGTTAATCAACCTTTATCCTATATTGCCAGTAATGATCTGACGGTTTTTAGCATTTTAGATACAGAAAAAGGAACCGTGAGCAGTTATCGTTTTGATACTCGTTATCCTGACTCCGAGGTAATTAAATTTGATGAATTTGACCTTTTTAGCGTAGGTGAAATATAA
- a CDS encoding ABC transporter ATP-binding protein, producing MAYSRIKKLANYLRPHWQMVTGGVVALLIVNLLGVYIPLLIRDSIDDLSKSFDFQKIIYYVIVIVALASIMWFIRMISRVLLFGIGRQVEFDLKQKIFQHLLTLEPAYFSRQTSGDLINRATSDVDNIRRLVGFALLSLANTFFAYGLTLPVMLAIHIPLSVAAISVYPLMLIAVQLFSGRLQRQQQKVQAKLSHLSDLIQEDMSGITLIKIYAQEVNERLAFKQRNRELLQANLDLVQTRNFLFPLVEALAYVSLLALLSLGTRQIIAGNITIGDFIALLILAERLVFPTTLLGFTITAYQQGEVSIDRLETILLAEAKIKDNADCIHLKNIQGKITAKALTFSYPDAREPALKSLSFTINPGEMVAVVGAIRSGKSTLANAIPRLLDIAEGQLFIDDQDVTGIALEELRKAIAYVPQESFLFSTTIEDNIRYGDPLLNFPAVKSAAKQARIQEEIENFPQKYGTLVGERGITLSGGQRQRVSLARALAIQAPILILDDALSSVDNQTATAILENLSQESQKTVIFISHQLLAAATADRIFVMDRGEIVQMGTHEELIAVPGVYQNLWQRQQLESKVLD from the coding sequence ATGGCTTATTCTCGCATTAAAAAACTAGCAAATTATCTACGTCCCCATTGGCAAATGGTAACTGGGGGGGTAGTTGCTTTGCTGATTGTTAATCTTTTGGGTGTTTATATACCGCTTTTAATCCGGGATAGCATCGATGATTTAAGTAAATCTTTTGACTTCCAAAAAATCATTTACTATGTGATTGTCATTGTCGCTTTAGCCTCGATTATGTGGTTTATCCGCATGATATCCAGAGTGTTATTATTCGGGATCGGTCGTCAGGTAGAGTTCGATCTTAAACAAAAAATCTTTCAGCATTTATTAACCCTTGAACCTGCCTATTTTTCTCGGCAAACTTCAGGAGATTTAATCAACCGTGCCACTAGCGATGTGGATAATATTCGTCGTCTGGTGGGTTTTGCTTTGCTTAGTTTGGCTAATACTTTTTTTGCCTATGGGTTAACTTTGCCCGTGATGTTAGCGATTCATATTCCCCTTTCAGTCGCCGCTATTTCTGTCTATCCTTTGATGTTAATTGCCGTGCAGTTATTTAGTGGTCGTCTCCAGCGGCAACAACAAAAAGTACAGGCAAAACTATCGCATCTGAGCGATTTAATTCAAGAGGATATGAGTGGTATTACCCTGATTAAAATCTATGCCCAAGAAGTTAACGAGCGCCTAGCATTTAAGCAAAGAAATCGCGAATTATTACAGGCTAATTTAGATTTAGTCCAGACTCGTAATTTTCTTTTTCCCCTGGTCGAAGCTTTAGCCTATGTAAGTTTATTGGCCTTGCTTTCCCTCGGTACTAGACAAATTATAGCGGGTAATATCACCATCGGGGACTTTATTGCTCTGTTAATTTTGGCGGAAAGATTAGTTTTTCCTACTACTTTATTAGGTTTCACTATTACGGCCTACCAACAGGGAGAAGTGAGTATTGATCGCCTGGAAACTATCCTATTAGCCGAGGCTAAAATTAAAGACAATGCCGATTGTATTCACTTAAAAAATATTCAAGGAAAAATTACCGCCAAAGCCTTGACTTTTTCCTATCCTGATGCTAGGGAACCGGCCTTAAAATCTCTTTCTTTTACCATTAATCCGGGGGAAATGGTAGCGGTAGTCGGTGCGATCAGGTCGGGAAAATCTACCCTTGCTAACGCTATTCCCCGTCTTTTGGATATTGCGGAAGGACAGTTATTTATTGATGATCAAGATGTCACGGGAATTGCCCTTGAAGAGCTGCGAAAAGCGATCGCTTATGTTCCCCAAGAAAGTTTTTTATTTAGTACCACCATCGAAGATAATATCCGTTACGGCGATCCGCTGCTGAATTTTCCAGCAGTGAAATCGGCAGCCAAACAAGCGAGAATTCAGGAGGAAATCGAGAATTTCCCGCAAAAATACGGAACTTTAGTGGGAGAACGTGGGATTACTCTTTCCGGGGGTCAACGTCAACGGGTCTCTTTAGCGCGAGCTTTAGCCATCCAAGCACCGATTTTAATCCTTGATGATGCCCTATCTAGCGTCGATAATCAAACGGCCACGGCTATTTTGGAAAATCTCAGCCAAGAAAGCCAAAAAACCGTGATTTTTATCTCCCATCAATTATTGGCCGCTGCCACTGCTGATCGGATTTTTGTCATGGATCGCGGAGAAATTGTCCAAATGGGAACCCACGAGGAGTTAATCGCAGTCCCCGGAGTCTATCAAAATCTCTGGCAACGGCAGCAGTTAGAGTCTAAGGTTTTAGATTAG